One Phaseolus vulgaris cultivar G19833 chromosome 11, P. vulgaris v2.0, whole genome shotgun sequence genomic window carries:
- the LOC137825923 gene encoding potassium channel KAT3-like, which produces MPFCRGQKFFKRFCVDEFQMASLPYSSFLSNDLLPSLGARINQETRLRRCTVSPFDPRYRAWEMLLIVLVVYSAWICPFEFAFLPEKQGTLFIIDNIVNAFFAIDIVLTFFVAYLDNHSYLLVDEPKKIALRYISTWFVFDICSTAPFQSISLLFTDHSSEIGFKILNMLRLWRLRRVSSLFARLEKDIRFNYFWTRCSKLIAVTLFVVHCAGCFNYLIADRYPDAKSTWIGSVYPNFKEMSLWDRYVTAIYWSIVTLTTTGYGDLHAENPREMLFFIFYMLFNLGLTSYIIGNMTNIVVHWTSRTRNFRDTVRAASEFASRNHLPHHIQEQMLSHLCLKFKTEGLKQQETLNSMPKGIRASIAHQLFFPVLQRLYLFQGVSDDFLFQLVTEMDAEYFPPKEDVILQNESPTDLYILVSGAVDLIRCVDGNEQVLKTAKAEDTFGEIGVLYCRPQPFTVRTTELSQILRLSRTSLMNYLHAYPQAAQIIMKNIFMRLKGHEGLDFEYSPRDPQMHQEMDNTGGGFPDSSTNNSDGETRLHNMVPEDGKGDLHANFHKDHPEMEENEKNQGPIRWKQKSVVDQQQNKSLSELAINHENRKILDEHIIDFLEPEIPFNYPLGKIYSTPYSSTSIHKTQRETEKFFKKRVTIHCLSKHKTTLQEHGKLIILPDSLEELLHIAGEKFGGPKPTRVITTENAEIDDISVIRDEDHLFFLCSDTES; this is translated from the exons ATGCCATTTTGCCGTGGCCAAAAGTTTTTCAAGAGGTTCTGCGTTGATGAGTTCCAAATGGCAAGTCTTCCATATAGCAGCTTTCTGTCTAATGATCTCTTGCCATCCCTTGGAGCCAGAATCAACCAAGAAACAAGGCTTAGAAGATGCACAGTTTCCCCTTTTGATCCACGTTACAG GGCATGGGAGATGCTACTTATTGTCCTTGTTGTTTACTCTGCATGGATTTGCCCCTTTGAGTTTGCCTTTCTCCCTGAAAAGCAAGGCACACTgttcatcatagacaacattgTCAATGCCTTCTTTGCAATTGACATCGTTCTCACATTCTTTGTTGCATATCTTGATAACCATTCCTACCTTCTTGTTGATGAACCAAAGAAAATTGCATTAAG GTACATATCTACCTGGTTTGTCTTTGATATCTGCTCAACTGCACCATTTCAATCCATCAGCCTCCTATTCACTGATCACAGCAGTGAAATTGGGTTCAAAATTCTGAACATGCTTCGGTTGTGGCGCCTGAGACGTGTCAGTTCTCTGTTTGCAAG ACTTGAGAAGGACATTCGCTTCAATTACTTCTGGACCAGGTGCTCCAAGCTCATTGCT GTGACATTGTTTGTTGTGCACTGTGCTGGATGCTTCAACTATCTGATTGCAGATAGGTACCCAGATGCGAAATCAACATGGATTGGTTCTGTGTATccaaatttcaaagaaatgagTCTCTGGGACAGATATGTGACTGCCATTTATTGGTCCATTGTAACTCTTACTACCACTGGCTATGGAGATTTGCATGCTGAAAACCCAAGGGAGATGCTCTTTTTCATCTTCTACATGTTGTTCAACTTGGGATTAACTTCATACATCATTGGAAACATGACAAACATAGTAGTTCATTGGACAAGCCGCACCAGAAATTTT AGGGACACAGTGAGAGCAGCTTCAGAATTTGCATCAAGAAACCATCTGCCACATCATATACAGGAACAGATGTTGTCACACTTGTGTTTGAAGTTCAAGACAGAAGGACTGAAGCAGCAAGAGACACTGAATAGCATGCCAAAGGGAATTCGTGCAAGCATTGCACACCAACTGTTTTTCCCTGTTCTGCAGAGGCTCTACCTCTTCCAAGGAGTTTCAGATGATTTTCTCTTCCAACTG GTTACAGAGATGGATGCTGAGTATTTCCCACCAAAGGAAGATGTGATACTACAAAATGAGTCTCCCACAGACCTCTACATACTGGTTTCAGGAGCAGTG GATCTCATTCGCTGTGTTGATGGCAATGAACAA GTTCTGAAGACGGCTAAGGCAGAGGACACATTTGGAGAGATTGGAGTGTTGTACTGTAGACCACAGCCTTTCACTGTTCGGACCACTGAGCTTTCTCAAATTTTAAGACTCAGCAGAACTTCCTTAATGAACTACTTACATGCATATCCACAAGCTGCACAGATCATAATGAAAAACATCTTCATG AGGTTAAAGGGGCATGAAGGCTTGGATTTTGAATATTCACCAAGAGACCCCCAAATGCATCAAGAGATGGATAACACAGGTGGAGGTTTTCCTGATTCATCTACAAATAATTCTGATGGGGAAACCAGATTGCATAACATGGTTCCTGAGGATGGAAAAGGAGATCTTCATGCTAATTTTCACAAAGATCATCCTGAAatggaagaaaatgaaaagaaccAAGGCCCTATAAGATGGAAACAGAAGTCTGTTGTAGATCAGCAACAAAACAAGAGCCTTTCTGAGCTTGCAATTAACCATGAAAATAGGAAGATATTAGATGAACATATCATAGACTTTTTGGAGCCAGAAATCCCTTTCAACTACCCTTTAGGAAAAATATACTCAACCCCTTATTCAAGTACTTCTATCCACAAAACTCAGAGAGAAACAGAAAAATTCTTCAAAAAAAGAGTCACCATCCACTGTCTTAGCAAACACAAAACTACCTTACAGGAACATGGAAAGTTGATAATCCTACCTGATTCATTAGAAGAGCTGCTCCATATTGCTG GAGAAAAATTTGGAGGCCCCAAGCCTACAAGGGTAATCACCACAGAGAATGCAGAGATAGATGATATTAGTGTGATTCGAGATGAGGATCATCTATTTTTTCTTTGCAGTGACACTGAAAGTTGA